In the genome of Flaviflexus ciconiae, one region contains:
- a CDS encoding GNAT family N-acetyltransferase, translating into MESNRVTARAGSLDQRLRVPDVMNFPGAHLGLSWGMLGAEDVGDVTALDERCRPVDRPSTLRRLEVIAPILGLAPTAHRYEVLGGRDSQGELRAVGVVGLMAGADSEHVCTIEAFVDPTWRGRGIGRALIDWQDGRARQLISEDGRDLPVSIESRVVSHLTERRRLLAAAGFSPHRTIEYLVRTVDGSEGPSPIVAAKLEAAGVSLIPFDPSLNEEVRTVFNRSQSLSLGGRLMPAEDFARRADEIDPALSYVAVTDSDRIVVGFLLARVENGDYGHESWIEYLAIERGWRNRGIADALMSEHLRRCNEQSIPQTGISIDTNLNETSKSWVTRWDFFPRSTDIVYAIEM; encoded by the coding sequence ATGGAATCGAACCGCGTGACTGCGCGTGCTGGCTCTCTCGATCAGAGGCTTCGCGTACCCGACGTCATGAATTTCCCGGGCGCCCACCTGGGCCTGTCATGGGGGATGCTCGGAGCAGAAGACGTCGGCGATGTCACCGCTCTTGACGAGCGATGCAGGCCCGTGGACCGGCCCTCGACACTCCGCCGGCTCGAGGTGATAGCCCCGATCCTTGGGCTCGCCCCTACCGCCCACCGGTACGAGGTTCTGGGTGGTCGTGACTCTCAGGGCGAGCTCCGGGCAGTTGGCGTTGTGGGACTGATGGCCGGAGCCGATTCCGAGCATGTTTGCACCATTGAAGCGTTCGTTGACCCCACCTGGCGGGGCCGGGGAATCGGCCGCGCACTCATTGACTGGCAGGACGGACGCGCCCGCCAGCTCATCTCTGAGGACGGGCGGGACCTGCCCGTGTCCATCGAATCCCGCGTTGTTTCGCACCTGACAGAGCGCCGCCGCCTCCTTGCGGCAGCCGGCTTCAGCCCGCACCGCACCATCGAATACCTGGTGCGAACCGTGGATGGCTCTGAGGGACCAAGTCCGATCGTTGCGGCGAAGCTGGAAGCCGCGGGTGTTTCTCTCATCCCGTTCGATCCGTCGCTCAACGAGGAAGTTCGAACAGTGTTCAACCGTTCGCAGTCGCTGAGCCTGGGCGGGCGGCTGATGCCGGCGGAGGACTTCGCTCGCCGCGCCGATGAGATCGATCCTGCACTGTCGTACGTCGCTGTCACCGACAGTGATCGGATCGTTGTTGGCTTCCTGCTGGCACGCGTGGAGAACGGCGACTACGGCCACGAGTCATGGATCGAGTACCTTGCGATTGAACGGGGGTGGCGTAACCGCGGAATAGCGGATGCTCTCATGTCGGAGCATCTGCGCCGATGCAATGAGCAGTCGATACCACAAACTGGGATTTCGATTGACACGAATCTTAACGAGACTTCGAAGAGCTGGGTGACCCGCTGGGACTTTTTCCCCCGCTCGACCGATATTGTCTACGCGATCGAAATGTGA
- a CDS encoding GNAT family N-acetyltransferase: MRIELTRERLPELISMVAAIEQHDRAPFRTLPSELEDYFDSSMEMESLGLVVDGVLAGYGVVRVPRDGGPLRCSGGTHPDFRGYGLGRQVIQFFDTSAKKLARGNPNAIMEIHVDEGRDSLIDLLQRAEFEPSGGYVQLRRDLAEPRSEVELPGFYQLHTWADVMDTEIGRTYREQLVELSDALESQFFVPEWSFIVVDAKSDRAKLAAYILSHKYQQDWSAFGWSEGYTEELVVLPDYRGLHLATVLLNAAADIYQESGMEYAGLDISVDMEGESPMLDLFTHFGYEPVRNTTLYTKPVYPGGEVS, from the coding sequence ATGCGGATTGAGTTAACGCGGGAGCGTCTGCCCGAGCTCATCAGCATGGTTGCCGCCATTGAGCAGCATGACCGTGCTCCGTTTCGTACGCTCCCCTCCGAGCTGGAAGACTACTTTGACTCCTCAATGGAGATGGAGTCGCTCGGTCTTGTCGTGGACGGCGTGCTAGCCGGTTACGGGGTCGTTCGGGTCCCGCGTGACGGTGGGCCGCTTCGGTGCTCCGGCGGAACGCATCCAGACTTCCGCGGGTATGGTCTCGGACGTCAAGTCATCCAGTTCTTTGATACGTCCGCGAAGAAGCTTGCACGCGGTAACCCGAACGCGATCATGGAAATCCATGTCGACGAGGGCCGAGACAGCCTCATTGATCTGCTTCAGCGTGCCGAGTTTGAGCCAAGCGGCGGCTACGTTCAGCTCCGCAGGGACCTGGCCGAGCCTCGCTCCGAGGTTGAGCTACCCGGCTTCTACCAGTTGCACACCTGGGCGGATGTCATGGACACGGAGATTGGCAGGACGTACCGTGAGCAACTTGTCGAGCTCAGCGACGCACTGGAGTCCCAGTTCTTTGTGCCCGAATGGTCGTTCATTGTTGTCGACGCCAAGTCCGATCGCGCGAAGCTCGCGGCCTACATCCTGTCGCACAAGTACCAGCAGGACTGGTCCGCCTTTGGATGGTCGGAGGGCTACACGGAAGAACTCGTCGTGCTTCCCGACTATCGAGGCCTGCATCTTGCCACCGTTCTTCTTAATGCGGCGGCAGATATCTACCAGGAATCGGGTATGGAATACGCGGGGCTCGACATCAGCGTGGATATGGAGGGGGAGTCTCCGATGCTCGACCTCTTTACCCACTTTGGCTACGAGCCGGTGCGGAATACGACCCTGTACACGAAGCCCGTTTACCCGGGCGGGGAAGTTAGCTGA
- a CDS encoding HAD-IA family hydrolase, whose product MTSIIWDMGGTLFDTYPQIDAAFTNLVKSKGKNIALSETAALTRVTRGHAINVLSEKFSIPKEEFESVYEDVKASWEVSPAPLMDGARELFKICQDSGGRNLIATHRDRESAQQLLSSTGLRFDDLICPGDGFPRKPDPTMMLEIMNRNGVEAASCIAVGDRPIDVEAAQAAGTTGFLLVSDPVDSKRDGVVTVTYLTDLIPYLG is encoded by the coding sequence ATGACTTCGATTATCTGGGACATGGGCGGCACACTCTTCGACACATACCCGCAGATAGACGCGGCGTTCACCAACCTTGTCAAGAGCAAAGGCAAAAACATCGCGCTAAGCGAAACCGCGGCTCTGACGCGTGTCACACGCGGCCACGCCATCAACGTCCTGTCAGAAAAGTTCAGTATCCCCAAGGAAGAATTCGAGTCAGTGTACGAGGACGTGAAGGCCAGCTGGGAGGTGTCTCCTGCACCGCTCATGGATGGCGCTCGGGAGCTGTTCAAGATTTGTCAGGACTCAGGCGGCCGCAATCTCATAGCCACGCACCGCGACCGTGAATCGGCCCAGCAGCTCCTGTCATCGACGGGGCTACGGTTCGATGACCTCATCTGCCCCGGCGACGGTTTTCCCCGCAAGCCCGATCCCACAATGATGCTTGAAATCATGAACAGGAACGGAGTGGAAGCGGCATCCTGCATTGCCGTAGGAGACCGTCCCATCGACGTGGAAGCGGCTCAGGCAGCGGGCACCACGGGCTTTCTGCTCGTGAGCGACCCCGTGGACTCAAAGCGCGATGGCGTTGTCACCGTCACCTATCTGACTGACCTGATCCCGTACCTGGGATAG
- a CDS encoding GNAT family N-acetyltransferase, with product MDIQSQNLSTHPLTKEETERYARFLYNHLEEYGDPLDDVLACFDYAAHRGGLLITAVDDDELLGVAMTNETGMSGYIPANILVYLAVSPNARRRGVGSALMNAVKAETTGGIALHVEENNPAKSLYERSGFDVKYLEMRSA from the coding sequence ATGGACATACAGTCCCAAAACTTGTCCACCCACCCATTAACGAAGGAAGAGACCGAGAGATACGCGCGCTTCCTCTACAATCACCTCGAGGAGTACGGAGATCCCCTCGATGATGTCTTGGCTTGTTTCGATTACGCCGCTCACCGGGGCGGGCTATTAATTACCGCCGTGGACGATGACGAACTGCTTGGCGTTGCCATGACGAATGAGACCGGGATGTCCGGCTACATTCCCGCCAATATTCTCGTCTACCTGGCTGTCTCACCGAATGCTCGCCGTAGGGGCGTTGGATCCGCCCTGATGAATGCCGTGAAGGCCGAGACGACAGGCGGGATCGCCCTGCATGTGGAAGAAAACAATCCTGCCAAATCGCTGTACGAGAGAAGCGGATTTGACGTGAAGTACCTTGAGATGAGGAGCGCCTGA
- a CDS encoding alanine racemase has product MARVTLSRSKLRTNYKNLEDLFEGEDVSWGAVSKLFCGDMSFIGEVLDLGIAEVHDSRIANLRAIKEQHPEVRTVYIKPAAHSAISDVVAWADVSFQSEISTLEELNGEARRQGATHEVVIMVEMGDLREGVLPEDLLGFYRQALQFQHIRVSGIGTNLNCLSGVLPSEEALDELVTLRDLLEKETGETLDLISAGTTVTLPLLESGDLPDGINHFRIGEALYFGQNLVEEKTFDGWHDDVLELHADVIELREKSMAPSGPMGTNPFGNVAEETDDRIAHRAIVDIGYLDVNPDFIVPSLPGIKIIDAASDMLVLDLGENPRDIAVGDTITFRLEYMGALHVMSSNYIGKEVVDTEATGAGIAACDMEIAVAS; this is encoded by the coding sequence ATGGCACGCGTGACACTGTCGCGCTCAAAGCTCCGCACCAACTACAAAAACCTGGAAGATCTGTTTGAGGGGGAGGACGTTTCCTGGGGAGCTGTCTCGAAGCTCTTCTGCGGTGACATGTCCTTTATCGGAGAAGTCCTGGACCTTGGAATCGCCGAGGTTCATGACTCGAGGATCGCCAATCTCCGGGCAATTAAGGAACAGCATCCCGAGGTTCGCACGGTCTACATCAAGCCCGCTGCTCACTCCGCGATTTCGGACGTTGTGGCCTGGGCCGATGTTTCCTTCCAATCCGAAATATCGACTCTGGAAGAACTCAATGGGGAGGCCCGCCGCCAAGGCGCCACTCACGAGGTCGTCATCATGGTTGAGATGGGGGATCTAAGGGAGGGAGTTCTCCCCGAAGACCTCCTTGGTTTCTATCGACAAGCCCTGCAATTCCAACACATTAGAGTTTCGGGGATCGGCACGAATCTGAACTGTCTGAGCGGCGTCCTGCCCAGCGAAGAGGCCCTTGATGAGCTGGTGACGCTCCGGGATCTCCTGGAGAAGGAAACCGGGGAAACACTCGACCTCATTAGCGCGGGAACAACCGTGACGCTTCCGCTTCTGGAGAGCGGCGACCTGCCCGACGGAATCAATCACTTCCGGATCGGTGAGGCCCTCTACTTTGGTCAGAATCTTGTTGAGGAGAAGACATTTGACGGCTGGCATGATGACGTCCTTGAGCTACACGCCGACGTTATCGAGCTCCGAGAAAAGTCCATGGCACCGTCCGGTCCGATGGGAACTAATCCGTTCGGTAACGTAGCCGAGGAAACCGACGATAGGATCGCGCACCGAGCGATCGTCGACATTGGCTACCTCGACGTCAACCCGGACTTCATTGTTCCCTCACTCCCGGGGATCAAGATCATCGATGCGGCATCGGACATGCTTGTCCTTGACTTGGGGGAGAACCCGAGGGACATCGCGGTTGGTGACACCATCACGTTCCGACTGGAATACATGGGTGCCCTGCACGTGATGAGCTCCAACTATATCGGTAAGGAAGTTGTCGACACGGAAGCAACAGGTGCCGGCATTGCTGCATGCGACATGGAGATAGCTGTCGCCAGTTAG
- a CDS encoding DNA gyrase/topoisomerase IV subunit A: MARSKNTGIPTDIVENIVDIDVSEEMKGSFLEYAYSVIYSRALPDARDGLKPVQRRILFQMDRMGLRPDRGHVKSSRVVGDVMGKLHPHGDAAIYDTMVRMAQPFTQRLPLIDGHGNFGSLDDGPAASRYTEARLTEAALAMTADLDEDTVDMVPNYDNSYLQPEVLPAAIPNLLVNGATGIAVGMATNMPPHNLGEVISGAKHLLKNPDATLDDIMRFIPGPDLPEGGKIVGLTGIRDAYETGRGSFKTRATTRIENVTARKKGIVVTELPYQVGAEKVIERIKTAVQSKKIEGITAVQNLTDRHHGLRLVIELKNTVNPDAILAKLFKLTPMEDSFGINNVALVEGTPQTLGLLPLLRVFVNHRIDVTKRRTGFRLGKAKDRLHLVEGLLIAILDIDEVIAVIRSSDDTATARERLMAVFDLSELQADYILELRLRRLTKFSRIELETERDELQKSIADLEEILASEARLYELISDELTEVSRKFATPRRTILLESDGSEQVAIQDVEVSDEPCHVALSVTGLIARAAEIPDSPDRQSHDAIVSSVAATTRGQIGIVDTTGEVHRLDVVDTPALPLGSRSLAGGVPIRELMPPGTEPVGLISLAEDAEPIALATSLGKIKRVTPTHPKSDTWSIITLSEGDSVIGVSHAADSAQLVLVTSDAYLLRFDSSAVRPQGRTGQGVAGIKLAQDAVVRALGVVPGDLLAEARVVTVTGSFDAIPGTETGSIKVSPLDRYPAKGRGTLGVRTHRFLRGEDMLSLAWVGLDPRAVGTGGQPIELPEVNEKRDASGTPLTTIIGGIG, translated from the coding sequence CATGGGGCTGCGACCCGACCGCGGCCACGTCAAGTCATCCCGCGTCGTTGGCGACGTCATGGGTAAGCTTCACCCGCACGGCGATGCCGCCATCTACGACACGATGGTCCGCATGGCGCAGCCGTTCACGCAGCGCCTGCCACTCATCGACGGCCACGGCAACTTCGGATCGCTCGATGACGGCCCGGCAGCCTCCCGATACACGGAGGCGCGCCTCACCGAAGCGGCTCTTGCCATGACCGCAGACCTCGACGAAGACACCGTCGACATGGTCCCCAACTACGACAACTCATACCTGCAGCCGGAGGTACTACCGGCAGCTATCCCGAACCTGCTCGTGAACGGCGCCACCGGCATTGCCGTCGGCATGGCGACAAACATGCCTCCCCACAACCTCGGTGAGGTCATCTCGGGTGCCAAGCACCTTCTCAAGAATCCCGACGCCACACTCGACGACATCATGCGGTTCATTCCCGGGCCGGACCTGCCGGAAGGCGGCAAGATCGTTGGCCTCACCGGAATTCGGGACGCCTACGAGACCGGTCGCGGCAGTTTCAAGACACGCGCAACAACAAGGATCGAGAACGTCACCGCCCGCAAGAAGGGCATTGTTGTCACCGAATTGCCCTACCAGGTTGGTGCCGAGAAAGTCATCGAGCGGATCAAGACTGCCGTCCAGTCGAAAAAGATCGAAGGCATCACCGCCGTTCAAAACCTCACCGACCGTCATCACGGCCTCAGGCTCGTCATCGAGCTGAAGAACACGGTTAATCCCGACGCGATCCTCGCGAAGCTGTTCAAGCTGACGCCAATGGAGGACTCGTTCGGAATCAACAACGTTGCCCTGGTAGAGGGAACGCCTCAGACACTGGGTCTCCTTCCGCTCCTGCGAGTATTTGTCAATCACCGCATCGATGTCACAAAACGCCGCACCGGCTTCCGACTTGGCAAGGCAAAGGACCGCCTGCACCTCGTCGAGGGCCTCCTCATTGCGATCCTCGACATCGACGAAGTCATTGCCGTTATCCGGTCGTCGGACGACACTGCGACAGCCCGTGAGCGGCTCATGGCTGTCTTTGACCTGTCCGAACTCCAGGCCGACTACATTCTTGAACTCAGGCTCCGCAGGCTCACGAAGTTCTCTCGCATCGAGCTGGAAACAGAGCGTGACGAACTTCAGAAGTCCATTGCGGATCTCGAGGAGATCCTGGCGTCCGAGGCTCGTCTTTATGAGCTCATTTCGGATGAGCTAACCGAAGTTTCCCGCAAGTTTGCCACCCCGCGCCGCACGATTCTGCTCGAGTCCGACGGAAGCGAACAGGTCGCTATTCAGGACGTCGAGGTGAGCGACGAACCCTGCCACGTTGCCCTGTCGGTCACCGGCCTTATTGCACGCGCGGCAGAAATCCCCGACTCCCCCGACAGGCAGTCGCACGACGCAATCGTGTCCTCCGTAGCGGCGACCACCCGCGGCCAAATCGGCATTGTCGACACCACGGGCGAAGTCCACCGCCTCGACGTGGTGGACACGCCCGCTTTGCCGCTCGGTAGCCGCTCTCTTGCGGGAGGCGTTCCCATACGTGAACTCATGCCACCCGGCACCGAGCCCGTTGGGCTTATCTCGCTCGCGGAAGATGCGGAGCCGATCGCTCTCGCTACGTCTCTTGGCAAGATCAAGAGGGTAACCCCCACGCATCCGAAGTCGGACACCTGGTCGATCATCACGCTGTCCGAGGGCGACTCCGTGATTGGTGTCTCCCATGCCGCAGATAGCGCCCAGCTTGTCCTCGTCACTTCGGATGCGTACCTGTTGCGCTTCGATTCTTCCGCTGTCCGCCCGCAGGGCAGGACCGGACAGGGTGTTGCCGGCATCAAGCTTGCCCAGGATGCCGTTGTACGCGCCCTCGGTGTCGTCCCGGGAGATCTCCTAGCCGAGGCACGTGTCGTCACGGTAACGGGCTCCTTCGACGCCATTCCGGGAACAGAGACGGGTTCGATCAAGGTCTCACCGCTCGACCGCTACCCGGCCAAGGGACGCGGCACGCTCGGTGTCCGTACCCACCGGTTCCTGCGTGGCGAAGACATGCTGTCACTCGCCTGGGTCGGACTCGACCCGCGTGCCGTCGGCACCGGCGGACAGCCCATTGAGCTTCCCGAGGTCAACGAGAAGCGCGACGCCTCCGGAACCCCGCTGACGACCATCATCGGCGGAATCGGCTAA